One Hordeum vulgare subsp. vulgare chromosome 4H, MorexV3_pseudomolecules_assembly, whole genome shotgun sequence DNA window includes the following coding sequences:
- the LOC123449852 gene encoding serine carboxypeptidase-like 7, with the protein MEQAIAIAIAMATRPPRRPPLSSSLLLVFPLLIAHPFLSAATPFITTKAVPRLPGFTGPLPFSLETGYVELDDGVRLFYYFIQSERDPAEDPVLLWLTGGPGCSALSGLVYEVGPFYFDFHGYKGGLPTLLYKPASWTKVSNVIFVDAPAGTGFSYATGDKRTIPSDTIAVQQLHIFLETWFDEHPQFLPNPLYISGDSYSGLIIPSLAMKIAEGIESGDERLVNLKGVIAGNPLTDTTTYFNARIPFLHGMGIIPDEIYEAAREDCGGEYRFPSNSHCANSLKDIKECMTGLNDVHVLEIMCPEYPSLTISKQPKLQDHGRKRLTESAVSSICRNATYFLSELWTNDEVVRESLGIHKGTVPSWQRCDFNLPYTHEINSTVDAHLALIAKGYRAMIYSGDHDSKISYVDTQAWIRRLNLPITDRWRPWHLDDQIVGYTRTFSNNLTYATVKGAGHTAPEYMPRECLAMIDRWLSGKPL; encoded by the exons ATGGAACAAGCTATAGCTATAGCTATAGCTATGGCGACAAGGCCACCCCGCCGGCCGCCGCTGTCGTCCTCCCTGCTGCTCGTCTTCCCCCTCCTGATCGCCCATCCTTTCCTCTCCGCCGCGACGCCGTTCATCACCACCAAAGCCGTGCCGCGGCTGCCCGGCTTCACCGGACCCCTGCCCTTCTCCCTCGAAACAGG GTACGTGGAGCTGGACGACGGCGTCCGCCTCTTCTACTACTTCATCCAGTCGGAGCGCGACCCGGCGGAGGACCCCGTCCTGCTCTGGCTCACCGGCGGGCCAGGCTGCTCCGCCCTCTCCGGCCTCGTCTACGAGGTCGGCCCTTTCTACTTCGACTTCCATGGCTACAAGGGAGGCCTGCCCACTCTGCTCTACAAGCCGGCGTCTTGGACCAAG GTTAGCAATGTCATCTTCGTGGACGCTCCGGCAGGGACGGGCTTCTCATATGCGACCGGGGACAAGAGAACCATACCCAGCGACACGATTGCTGTTCAACAGCTGCACATTTTCCTCGAAACG TGGTTTGATGAACATCCGCAGTTCCTGCCGAATCCGCTCTACATTTCGGGCGATTCGTATAGCGGCTTAATCATACCTTCTCTTGCTATGAAAATAGCTGAAG GGATAGAATCCGGCGATGAGCGGCTCGTTAATCTCAAG GGTGTCATTGCCGGCAATCCATTGACTGATACAACGACGTACTTCAACGCTCGAATTCCATTTCTTCATGGGATGGGAATTATACCAGATGAAATCTACGAG GCTGCTCGTGAAGACTGTGGAGGAGAATACCGCTTTCCATCGAACTCCCATTGTGCCAATTCCCTTAAGGACATCAAAGAG TGCATGACGGGCTTAAACGATGTACACGTCTTGGAGATAATGTGCCCAGAATATCCAAGCCTCACCATTTCCAAGCAGCCCAAGTTGCAAGATCATGGAAGGAAAAGGCTGACAGAGTCGGCAGTTTCGTCTATTTGCAGG AATGCCACATACTTCCTGTCCGAGTTATGGACAAACGACGAAGTCGTAAGGGAGAGTTTGGGTATTCATAAG GGAACAGTTCCATCATGGCAACGATGTGATTTCAATCTACCTTACACACATGAAATCAATAGTACGGTGGATGCTCATTTAGCATTGATTGCTAAAGGATACAGGGCTATGATATACAG TGGAGACCATGACAGTAAGATATCTTATGTTGACACCCAAGCATGGATCAGACGCCTAAACCTGCCCATCACAGATCGTTGGCGCCCATGGCATCTGGACGACCAAATTGTGGG ATACACAAGGACTTTCTCCAACAATCTGACATACGCGACTGTGAAG GGTGCCGGCCACACAGCCCCGGAGTACATGCCCAGGGAGTGCCTTGCTATGATCGACAGATGGCTTTCCGGCAAGCCGCTCTGA
- the LOC123447377 gene encoding noroxomaritidine synthase 3-like produces MAPVSFLELSLSLLCFVALYYFHARSKRKNPAIPLEWPLVGMLPALLANLPRLHDWVTSLLTASPLNFRFVGPPRSGMDLFLTSDPANVRHVFTSNFSNYPKGPDFAEIMDILGGGIFNADGDSWRRQRAKAQLLMSGPRFRAFVTRCSRRKVERDLLPLLAHVAAAGTGVCDLQDVFLRLTFDTTTTLVFGVDPGCLAIGFPEVPFARAMDDAMDVLLVRNVLPPSWWKLVRWLGVGYERKMAVAWRDIDRFIGDTIAKRREVVKARGGIDDSADLLSSYIHDDDDDVVDAFLRDTTMNLMLAGRDTTGSGLSWFFYLLTRNPRVVSKILAELDTVSSSATRDADGMVTYDPEELGRLVYLHAALCESLRLYPPVPTEHKGVVAAEALPSGHEVRPGEKVMVSLYAMGRMEAVWGKDCREFRPERWIGEDGKPRYVPSYKFLSFNSGPRTCLGKDMAFVQLKAVAAAVLSNFQVEAVPGHVVEPKISIILHMKNGFKARIKRRHAGA; encoded by the coding sequence ATGGCGCCCGTCTCCTTCCTCGAGCTATCGCTCTCCTTGCTCTGCTTCGTCGCCTTGTACTACTTCCACGCCAGGTCCAAGCGGAAGAACCCGGCGATCCCGCTGGAGTGGCCGCTGGTGGGCATGCTCCCGGCGCTCCTCGCCAACCTCCCGCGCCTCCACGACTGGGTCACCTCCCTGCTCACCGCCAGCCCGCTCAACTTCCGGTTCGTCGGCCCGCCGCGCTCCGGCATGGATCTCTTCCTCACCTCCGACCCGGCCAACGTCCGCCACGTCTTCACCTCCAACTTCTCCAACTACCCCAAGGGCCCCGACTTCGCCGAGATCATGGACATCCTCGGCGGTGGCATCTTCAACGCCGACGGTGACTCCTGGCGCCGCCAGCGTGCCAAGGCGCAGCTGCTCATGTCCGGCCCAAGGTTCCGGGCCTTCGTGACACGGTGCAGCCGCCGTAAGGTCGAGCGCGACCTGCTCCCGCTGCTCGCTCACGTCGCCGCCGCCGGCACCGGCGTGTGCGACCTGCAGGACGTGTTCCTCAGGCTCACGTTCGACACGACGACCACGCTGGTGTTCGGCGTCGACCCGGGCTGCCTGGCCATCGGCTTCCCGGAGGTGCCGTTCGCGCGCGCCATGGACGACGCCATGGACGTCCTCCTCGTGCGCAACGTGCTCCCTCCGTCGTGGTGGAAGCTGGTGCGGTGGCTCGGGGTCGGGTACGAGCGGAAGATGGCCGTCGCGTGGCGCGACATCGACCGGTTCATCGGCGACACGATCGCCAAGCGGAGGGAGGTTGTGAAGGCCAGAGGCGGCATCGATGACTCGGCGGACCTGCTATCCTCCTAcatccacgacgacgacgacgatgtcgtcGACGCCTTCCTCCGTGACACGACCATGAACCTGATGCTCGCCGGCCGGGACACGACCGGCTCGGGGCTGTCGTGGTTCTTCTACCTGCTCACGAGGAACCCGCGCGTGGTGTCCAAGATCCTGGCAGAGCTCGACACCGTGAGCTCCAGCGCCACCCGGGACGCGGACGGCATGGTGACCTACGACCCGGAGGAGCTGGGGCGGCTGGTGTACCTGCACGCGGCGCTGTGCGAGTCGCTCCGGCTGTACCCGCCGGTGCCGACGGAGCACAAGGGCGTGGTGGCCGCGGAGGCGCTGCCGAGCGGGCACGAGGTGCGGCCGGGGGAGAAGGTGATGGTGTCGCTGTACGCGATGGGGAGGATGGAGGCGGTGTGGGGCAAGGACTGCCGGGAGTTCCGCCCGGAGCGGTGGATCGGGGAGGACGGCAAGCCGCGGTACGTGCCGTCGTACAAGTTCCTGTCCTTCAACTCCGGCCCGCGGACATGCCTCGGCAAGGACATGGCGTTCGTGCAGCtcaaggcggtggcggcggccgtgCTGAGCAACTTCCAGGTGGAGGCCGTGCCGGGGCACGTCGTGGAGCCCAAGATCTCCATcatcctccacatgaagaacggcTTCAAGGCCAGGATCAAGAGGAGGCATGCAGGTGCCTGA